The sequence below is a genomic window from Gopherus evgoodei ecotype Sinaloan lineage chromosome 9, rGopEvg1_v1.p, whole genome shotgun sequence.
agttAGCAGTTATTAGACAATGAACATAATAACATCAGTGCAAATGGGGTAAGATATGAGGCTCATATAGGAAAATAAGTTAAGaatagacaagttagatgtctggAAGTCGGCAAGGCCTGATAaaatacattctagaatactcagggaactggctgaagacacctctgagccattagcgattatctttgagagcTCATGGAAcacaggagagatcccagaggactggagaagggcaaatatagtacctgtgTATGAAAAGGgcaataaggacaacccagggaattatagaccagtcagttcTCGTAGGGGGGTATGCAAGAAAAATCCTTAAATGGAAGTAGAGCATGAGTTGCGTTCCACCGTTTTTCCCACTCCCCATTGACCCCAGAACCAAATATGCTAGACATTGTTAGGAGTAGTTATGGGCAGATAAAATTAAAGAATAATCAAGTAACTATGTCTCATTTAAGCTGGGGGCTCATCAGTTGAAaacacagaggaggagaaagacctaggTGCATTAGCTGACCACAGGGTGACTTAGTCACCTACGTGATGTGGCCataaaaaaaggcaaatgcaatcctaggaCGTATCAGGCAAGATATTTCAAGTAGACACTGGGAAGCATTAATGCCATTGTCCAAGGTACTGGTCAGACCTCACTGGGAATATGATGTActgttctggtcacccatgttcaagaaacaTGGATTCAAACTCAAACAGGAGCAGAAATGATTGGGGAATGTACAGCCTATCTTACAAGAGGAGACTAAAAAAGCTTGGCTTATATAGCTCCGCAAAACAAAGGCTGACAGGGAATATGACTGCTCTCTATGAGAACAACAGGtgggtaaacaccagggagggagaagagctatttaaagAAAAGGATAACATTGGCAAAAGAACAAATGGGGACAAACTGGTCAGGAACaagtttaggctggaaattagaaggtttttaaccatcagaggcatgaggttctggaacagcctcccaatgtgggggggggggggaaggaagacaACCTAACTAGTTTTTAAATGGAGCTtgacaccataatagagactaAATTTAAATGCCAAAATTGCCACTATGGCTAAACACAAGGTAAAagcagcagtgagaggcaaagaggcatcctttaaaaagtggaagttaaattctagtgagaaaaacagaaagaagcaTTGACTCTGGCAagtaaagtgtaaaaatataattaggaagaccaaaaaagaatttgaagaacagctagccaaagactcaaaaagtaatagcaaaaaaattttgccaaaaaagtacatcagaagcaggaagcctgctaaataaccagtgAGGCTAAtggacgatcaagatgctaaaggagcgctcaaggacgataaggctgttgaggagaaactaaatgaattctttgcattggtcttcatgggtGAGGaagtgagagagattcccaaacttgagccattctttttaggtgacaaatttgaggaactgtcccagattgaggagaCATtaaaggtggttttggaacaaactgataaattaaacattaataagtccccaggaccagatggtattcacccaagagttctgaaggaactcaaatgtgaaattgcagaactattaactgtggtttcaagtatcagaggggtagccgtgttaatctggatttgtaaaagcagcaaagagtcctgtggcaccttatagactaacagatgtattggagcatgagctttcatgggtgaatacccacttcgtcggatgcatgacggAAGATGCATGACGAAGGATGCAAACTGTGGtttgtaatctatcatttaaagcagcttctgtaccaaatgaccggaggatagctaatgtgacgccaacttttaaaaagggctccagaggtgatctcggcaattacagaccagtaagcctgacttcaatatcaggcaaactggttgaaactatagtaaagaacataactatcagacacatagatgaacataatttgttgggaaagagtcaacatgttttttgtaaagggaaatcatgcctcaccaatctactagaattctttgagaggtttggcaagcatgtggacaagggggatccagtgtatttagattttcaaaaagcaagatccctcaccaaaggctcttgggCAAAGTGGGCTgtcatgggataggagggaaggttctctcatggattggtaactggttaaaagatcggaaacaaagggtaggaataatagtcagttttcagaatggagggaggtAAACAGTGGTGCCCCCCAGGggtctatactgggaccagtcctattcaacattttcataaatgatctcaAAAACGGGGTAAAAAGtgcagtggcaaaatttgcagatgatgcaaaactactcaagatagttggATCCAGGGCAGACTGtgaggagctgcagagggatctcacggaactgggtgactgggcggcaaggtggcagatgaaattcagtgttgataaatgcagaataATAGACATTGGAAAGCATGAgccaaactatacatataaaatgatgggatctaaattagctgttaacactcaagaaagagatcttggagtccttgtggatagttctctgaaaacatccactcaatgtgcaaggGCAGTCAAGGAAGGGAGAGGGATAGACAATAGGACAGAAAgtgtcatattgcctctatatagatccatggtatgcctacatcttgaatactgcgtgcagatgtggtcgccccatctcagaaacgatatattggaaaaggttcagaaaagggcaacaaatatgattaggggaataaaacagcttccatatgaggacagattaatgagactgggacttctcagcttggaaaagagatgactaaggaaggATATGATAGGGTCTacaaaatcataactggtgtggagaaagtaaataaggaagtgttatttactccttctcataatacatgAACTAGgattcacccaatgaaattaataagcaacaggtttaaaacaaagaaaaagaagtaTTTGCTCACACAAcgaagtcaacctgtggaaatccttgccacaggatgttgtgaaggccaagactacaacatgattcaaaaaagaactagataaattcatggagaataggtccatcaatagctatttgccaggatggacagggatggtgtctctagccactgttcgccagaagctgggcatgggagacaggggatggatcactcgatgattacctgttctgttcattctctctggggcacctggcattggccactgtcagaagacaggatatttggCTCATTGGACCTTTTGTCTAACccttatggctgttcttatgttcttacaagtTTATGAATGGGATTGAATGACAGGGCTGTCTGCGATAGCAAGGGACTAGATTAAATGATCTAGGAGGCCCCTTCCAGTCTGAAATACGAACTTACATGTTTGTACTTCACATTGTTCCAATGACAGGTATGCCTGTTTCTCACTGAACATGGAGCTTCCACTTCAGAATACTTCCAACATTCAACTGATGGGAAACCTAGGAAAAGCAGAAATATGTTACATCAAGAATCAGACCAGGATTTCAAAATCCTTTCAAAGGGGACATCTGTCTATCATGCAGCTTAGCAGTTTCTACTCACTAAAAGCTAAGGAGTGAAATAACATCAACACTGGCAGAACTTTGCTGGGAAACCTGCACATTCAAACTAGCCCCACCAGTCCCTTTCATAAATCCTTAAACAACAAATTTTTGGATATATAAGAAAGTCTACACCAatggtgaaatcctagccccactgaataGCAAATAGGGGTGAAATACAATTCAAATGGCACGAGGATTTCACTGTTGGTCTTTGGGCTGTCTCCAGTTTCCAGCCTTGCTGCTCTGGCTCCTGCCTCCACCATACCCCATAATAaactattttaacatttttccttATGGACTCCTGTTGTATCTCTGCaatgctattttttaaatttagtctATTACTAAGAAATGTGGATCCCTACCATTAAAGTTTACTATAGGTGGCAGGGAGacaggggaaggcaaaaatccCATTATCAAAGTATATAGAACCCCCCTATAGTCCCAAAGATGTAAGAGTGAAAATAATCCATCAAATAATGCCTGAGTAAAAAGACATAAATGTGAGAAATGTATTCACATATCTGGTTTGGCGGTGAGCTAGGGAGAGTCTGTCTCTTGAAAAGAAACACTTTTGTAGTAGGAGTGGGGACTTGATTGTTTATAAGATTTTAAATTATAGAGAtactggatttttcttttttttttttttaaataaagtctcAAGCTCCTACTATTCCGTCACTCAGAAAGTCAAGAGTCCCTACAAAGATTTTCCTATTTAAACTTTGTGAGGGCTGGAAAGCACCAGAATACTTTTAATTGATACaattcagctttccttcatatagactaaggccacgtccagactacccgccgtatcggcgggttaaaatcgattgctcggggatcgatatatcgcgtctaatctagacgcgatatatcgatccccgagcgcgcttatatcaattccggaattccatcaaccccaacggagttccggaatcgacacggacagccgcgaacatcgatcctgtgcggtgtggacgggtgagtaatccgatcttagatattcgacttcagctacgttatacacgtagctgaagttgcgtatctaagatcgattcccccccccagtgtggaccagccctaagccACGAACTGCATCAATTGCAAGTTAGAATGCTGTGGAAACAAGTGAGCCATGCAAACCTTCATCAGTCCAGATTCTAAGGAGCAGGCCAACTGTCAACACTCCCATCTTAAATACCCATATTAGGGGATACAATCCCCcttccctggggtggggtgggggttaccTAGAGGATAACTGGGATTTCCAAGAAGTTTATAACAATTAAACCTAAATTAGCTCTTTGTCAGGATAAAGTAGCATTGATCCAAAtagatgtaaaaaaaaagaattatttgCCCTTCTTTTGCAGTCactattttccccatttttaaataACTATCCACATATCTCTCTCCACCAATGATTTTCCCCAAAGTCTGGATTTCACACTCTGTATGGTAATAGTTATTTCTCTAATCCCTCCCTCTTTCATAAAACAAAGTAGGAGTTATGTGTATTTCTCACTTTTATGGCAATGAATCAATATTTCTGGACTCTTCAGAACAGTAAGTGCTTCCCCATCATCCTCTGTTGGCCGGTGATACCGGCAGTGCACAGGCAACATGGCTTTAAAACAGCTAGCACACTGAGGGTCAGGTTTCGTGTAAACAACAATGGCAAGGTCTGTGGCTAAGTATTCAGGAGATTCCACATCAACAGTATCTGGAATCATCAGAGCCTGTGGAAAACAAAGACACAGTCAatagtctccctctgcctgtagagggagaagggcctggctgcagggagctagtactagggggttgcaaggtgcagcccaggggtaggccaaggcagcaggtccaaaccctcctagcttgaggtcttcaaaccacaatttgaagacttcaataactcggacataggttaggggtttgttatagaagtggatgggtagggttctgtggcctgctttgtgcaggaggtcagactagatgatcatattggtcccttctgaccctaaagtctatgattctaatacaGATGACTGAATGTCAGGAAAAACACACTGATAAATGTCAGGAAAAACACACTGATATTGTTATACAGGGAATACAGGATTAAAATGACTAAAATAGTCAGCCTGTCAAGGTAACCTATTACAATGTCATGAGGGAGACAACAGTTTAATTCCCAGACTAGAGACCTTTTCCTCAGGATGATTAAAATAAATGAGCCATGTTCATTCTGTGTCTGTTCTAATCATATAGTGTCCATCACTGTtatgctactgacttcagtggtgttacagTAGTTACATGAGGACTACATTTGggccaatattttaaatttgtattacagtactgCCTAAAGGCTTCAACAGAGTTTGGAGTCCCATTGTGTTCAGCACCATAtctacacatagtaagagacaggtcttacaacctaaatagacaagatagacaaaggaTGGATAAAGAGATCATCATCTCCACTTTACAGAGGAAGAACTGAGGCATATAGATTAAGGgacttgtctgaggtcacacAGATTgtttgtggcagagtcaggaacccGAAACAAGTCTCAGTATAGCACCTTAAACACAACACCTTCCTCACAAAATGACTTTCATTcccaaggatcccaaagtgctctAACAACTACTTCTCATGCATTTGCTGAAATTTCTTGTTTCCCAGCAGGTCTTGCATGAAGAACCTGGAGTATTTTGATGAAATGCTTTAGTAGAGCCCCATAAACTTTTTCTAAACTAAATGGATAAATTTAGCTTCCAGGTCTCTTTTCTACagttccccaggtcactggtatCAGCATAAACCATAATACCACCATCCTCCCCTGCACTCTGTACAAGTCTATATTGCTCATGAGAGCCAATATATTCATACCCAATATACTGAAAAACACACTACCTGTATAACTAGTAAGAGAATCCTATAAAAGTACCCTACATGTCTTCCAACTGTACTATAACCACTTCTTCTGGGGGAGTTCCTCAGAGCCTCAGGATCGTCTTCCCAAACAACTCCTGGACAGTTACTTCAATCTAATGCAAGTTGTTTTCCCTTCATTCTAGTTGCCATCCATGACTGTGCCCCTACATAGTAGAAAGCTCTGTCATGAGAGGGAAGGGTCACATCAGAATGGCAGGTGAAAGTTCATCTTCACACTAATGTTTCAAATTATAGGCACTGGATATTTACTCACAAATATTCAAATCAttatatgtttgttttttcttgtttgaaACACTCCCAAACAAATCAACATGACCACTTGGACATCGTACCTCAGTTAGGTTGTGCTGTTGCAATGATGCCAACTCATAGGGATCCACATATAGTCCTGTTGGTAGGTGTTCTTTAATTGCCACAGTACAGCTTCCTATGGCTTCATCCCCTGCACCAAGTTCTACCTTTGTTAGTAAgtctcttaaaaataaaagaaaatgttagCACAAATTTCAAATAACTGTACAAAAATTTAAACAGTTCATCTCAAATATTAGATGTGGCTCTCTAATATTTGTAGTATGTTCGTTCTGAGAATATAGACAACAACATTTATCTATCTAGAATCTGACCTTTTCCTTTTAGGAAACACAATATTTTATCGTATTTCCATATCCGTGATAACCAACATGTCTCTTTTTTGTTAATTTCCCACTTATGCACCAGTATTACTGAAAGTACTCAGAAATACATTTTCGTGTTGGCTTCACGTTCTTGCCGTGATATAACTGATTGGTGGCCACTAAATATTTAAGCACTCATCCTGCCAATACCAACATATATGCTTACCTTTACtcatgagtaatcccactgaataCAGTGCAGTGCATTTGTTCAATTATGCATGAGTTCAAAGGAGCTACTCACATGCATACAGTTTAGTACATGCATGTTTGCAGAACAGGGGCCCTGAGTGGCACACTAGTAACTGATGCATTCCTCAAGTACATGGCGGTCATCAACTCACCTGTGAAATCCCTCTTTCAGAAGCTGTTGAGTCACAGTGATATCAGGACAAGTGGCCTGTGCAGCTGAAAACACCACAAAATAAacttataataaataaaataaacttaataAATTTATTATGACTGATGTTGTTTCATAAAACCCACAAAACTTTTCAGCGAGAAGGGTGGGAAATGTTCAGAACACCAGAAGAAAATGAATATTTACAAACAGAAAATTATTGCTTCTTTTTCAGATGATTTAGCATTTTGGAGGCTTTATTccaatgtaaaattaaaaaactgCAAATACACAGTAGGTTTGTTTTGTGATACCTTCAAAAGCTATAATCTTAGaaattttatcttttctttcagtACTGTACAATACATAAACAGCATTCTATGATTAGGTAGTAAAACCACAAGCATCTATGTATATCAAACTATAGATCAAATTCACTGCTAATACAAGCAGGAGTAACTCCAACAACTGTAATGAAGTTGCACCTGTTTACACCAACAATTATTTTGGTCCCACGTGTGTTCATACGtcactgaaataaaatgtttgattAGCACAGTATTACTTGAAACTAATCTCAGCAATTTATGGATATTCTGCAATGAAAAGTTTAATAACCGCTCCCACACTTATTTCACATCCCTTCTCATTTCATAGTATGTGAGGAACTCACACATTATCTCTTAGCAGTTTCAATTATCAGTTGCTTAGAAAGTTTATTTGGCAGCTTGCTAAGTGAaagcttaaatattttaatttgtttaacttACACAAATTTCCTGCTGTGCAAACAAGCAAGGATACTCTAAAGATGAGAATACTTCTCCAATGAAACACTCTCTCCATCCACTGCCACTGCATTTCCAAATCCAGCTGCAAAATATCACAGCTGCTATGAATACGGGATATTTCATCAACAGATTTTCAATTAAAATCAGATCTTCAAAAACCCTGTGTCTGTATCATAATTATGCACACCACATGTGACACTTCCCATGTCACAAAGCCTGTCAGTGTCCTTGTCTTTATCTGTCCATGTGGGCTGGAATCAATGTCTGTGTTGGTATCTGTGTTAGCATCAAGACTTGTGTgtgggcacatctacactgcagctgggaggcatTTGGGGCTCAGGTAGATGTAtgcatgctagctctgattgctactctaaaaatagcaatgtggtcATGGTGGTGGCTCGGGCTACCCATCTAAGTATGTATTTAGTATTTCAGACCGTACTCGCATGGCTAGCAAAAGCCATCGCCCATTACACCATGCACACTAGTATTTCTACTGTACTAGCTCAATCAGAACTAGCACacccttccagctgcagtgtagatgtgtcTCTGTcaagtgcactgatacacaggctATGATCTGGGGATAATAGTGGAGACAGAAAACATGTGTACACCACAAACACAAAAAATGGTGTGCTCTTAACACGGTTAGCTAACCTGGATTAGTTGATTTGATTAAAATTGCAGCAAAGACATGTCAACTCAGCTTTTAACATGGGTTAATAGCTTGAGTTCAGCCCTGACCTCTGCGACAGGCTCTGATCTGAGCTACTAACCCAAGGCCCAGTGTCTTCAGTGGTACATTTTCCAGAGCTACCTTAGAACCTACCTATttttgcagtgtacacatatttggggggaggggggggtacACGCATGCCTCAGGGTCACTGTCGGGATCACATACAAATAAGGACTGGTAGGACCCCCGTATGTGTCTCGGGGTCCCCATCTTTCCCAGGCATGGGTGCCAGAAGGACTGCCCATGTGTGGGGACCAAGTAACCTTAAAGGGTCCGGGAACACTCGATTTGGCCCAGTCACCAGGTCTGTGGAGATAAGTTTGGGGACCTGGTACCTCATGTTGGctgaggccccactccctcccaacTCACTTTGTGTACACAGACATCACAGACACCTTGGGGGCTTCTGAATTTGTCCCTCCGTCCCCGTCAGCGCTGCGGCCGCCCCTCCGCCATGCCAacccaggggaaggggaaggggcaggggcaggggactgggcccCACACcgagctcaggctctgagacgTGACGGGGGAGCAGGGCTCGCACACACACGGGCAAGGCGCCGCCACTCTCCGCACGAGTCTGCGCTCCGGTCCCGCACGCAGCCGGACCGCCACACGGCTGCAGGCGCTGGGTCCGGTCCGGGCCATAGTGCAAGGGGCGGGAGGGAGCAGCTCCCACACCACACTCACCGCCGCGCCCGCCTCCGCCTCGCACTGTCCCCCGCGCCGCGCCAGGCCCCCGCTGAAGCGACTGCCGCGCCTGCCTGATTTCGAAGGAACAGGCTCTGAGCCCCAGCGCGAGACGCGGTTTCATTTTCTGTGGTTCAGGCAACCTGTTGGGCAGCCCCACTAGGGCCCTACAGCCGGTCCTGTTGCGGGTGGGGGTTGTCATGGCACCCAAGAGGCCAGGGATGCTTATTGGCCGCCGACGCCTACGCCGAGGTTAGAGTATGCGGGTTGTGGGTCAGGGCCCTGCATCCCCGGGGCCGTCTGTAGCCAGGCCGCTGTCCCAGTCTGTCTAGAGGGAGCGGTAGTGGGGGCAGTGCCGGGGACTGCCCAGGCGCTGCTACTCCCCCGCCCCCTGGGGCTCTAGCTacctcccccccaccgccctgGGGCTGTAGCtacctcccctccctctgcctgaccgaccccctgccctggggctctagctaccccccccccaccgccctggGGCTGTAGCtacctcccctccctctgcctgactGACCCCCTGCGCTGGGGCTCTAGctaccttcccccccccgccctggggctgTAGCTACctctcctccctctgcctgaCCGACCCCCTGCGCTGGGGCTCTAGCTACTTcccccccgccctggggctgtagctacctcccctccctctgcctgaccGACCCCCTGTGCTGGGGCTCTAGCTACCTCCCCCGCACCGCCCTGGGGCTGTAGCtacctcccctccctctgcctgaccGACCCCCTGCGCTGGGGCTCTAgctaccttccccccccccgccctggggctgtagctacctcccctccctctgcctgactGACCCCCTGCGCTGGGGCTCtagctacccccccccccaccgccctggGGCTGTAGCtacctcccctccctctgcctgactgaccccctgccctgggacTCTAGCTACCTTCCCCCCCACCGCCCTGGGGCTGTAGCtacctcccctccctctgcctgaccGACCCCCTCCCAGGGGCTCTAGctacctcccccctcccagccctctgggGCTCTTGctacctcccccctcccagccctctgggGCTATagctacctcccctccccctgcctcacccctggGGCTCTagctatctcccctccctctgcctgcctGTCCCCGGTGCCCTTGGGGCTATAATTACCCCCACACCCTGCCTACCTCTTGGGTATTGGGACtaagggtgctggggaggggtaaGGCAGCACCAACTGGTTTTAAGTGGTTTCCTTCAtttacaacagtggttctcaaactctggtCTATGGATAGTTCCCTCTGAGGGGCATGCCTGGGTGGCCacacacctaattagtggagcagCAAGCTTGACTATACTAAATAGGTGCCTGTACCCTGGAGGagacacatgtaaggtgaggtggtggcttgGGGGGGGAATAGGGTATaggtgggaggaggcagtggggtgaaaagaggggtgggggggaatttgggacgtgcAGGGCTGTGTTGGCTAAAGAAAGAGGTGATTTTCCCCAgcaccagggctgcagctgcctgggagagacagccctcctttccagcctcagctctgtggtgaGGGAGAGACCccctctttcccagccccagcagggaggagaaaacccatccattgcattagaaaggtaagactactgttattaaaatgagttgtgtgcttttatttgtagaacaaaaaagttgtattttttaatatagcacttttatccgaAGTGCTTttcaatagttagctaacagtgcaaacaacatttggaaatatcattaagtggtctgctgagaccctcagcaattttcaagtggtctgaaaaaaaaagtttgagaaccactgatttatagGGATTACAGTTTTGCTTAATGGCTTTCAGCGCCCTCACtataaaaaattgttccagcccctaTGGCCTGCCCTCCACCTCACTGGGGTTATAGttacccccactccctgctttcCCCCTGCAACTCTACCTGCCCTGGCATGCCCCCATCTCACTGGGGTCCATTGTTACCCCCACACACGCTGcaccctagggttgccaactctaactgaagctattccaggagattctcctcctctcccaacgtgacatgtcattttcttaaaatatcctattaaaatctcccagattgctttcaGTAGTCACCAGGAGTTCAATgccaattctgggagactccaggccaatcctggagggttgacaTCCCTACTGCACCCCCACACAAGCACTTGCTGCACACAGGTTCCCCTCAGGAGGATCAGTCCTGAAAACAATTAAAGATCTCCAATTTTAACAATGACCCCGAGGACAGCAACTCCCATCCTCTGGGTGGGTGGTGCTGTGCAACTCCACAGGGATACTCCAAGCTGGGCAATGCCATGCAACTCTTATTCAGAAAAGTAAGAGGGGCTGAAGGAGCAGACCCCTCTCCTGTTCCTGGCTCCCATACAGCTCTTCCTCCTTGGCTTTTGCAGAGAGTTCCTCTCCTATTTCAGGTTACTTTAACTGCCAAACCAGGAGCTGGCAATGGGGTACTAATGCTGCTTCCCACACTTGGCTACTgctctagagcagaggtgggcaaactactgcccgtggccagcctggcctggcaagctagcccccagcccctcccctgctgtttcccctcccccgcaacctcagctcactgtgcaatgctctgggctgtggagctgcaagctcctggggcagcacagctgcagagcccagcctgacccagtgctctgtgctgtgcatggctggctcctg
It includes:
- the PIGX gene encoding phosphatidylinositol-glycan biosynthesis class X protein isoform X1, whose protein sequence is MTTPTRNRTGCRALVGLPNRLPEPQKMKPRLALGLRACSFEIRQARQSLQRGPGAARGTVRGGGGRGAAQATCPDITVTQQLLKEGFHRDLLTKVELGAGDEAIGSCTVAIKEHLPTGLYVDPYELASLQQHNLTEALMIPDTVDVESPEYLATDLAIVVYTKPDPQCASCFKAMLPVHCRYHRPTEDDGEALTVLKSPEILIHCHKSFPSVECWKYSEVEAPCSVRNRHTCHWNNVKYKHVNKEVILKVPVGLKQHGTLVCAVTLLTTVLCSSLVLAAVCKYGHFSLVHCSE
- the PIGX gene encoding phosphatidylinositol-glycan biosynthesis class X protein isoform X2 — protein: MQWQWMERVFHWRSILIFRVSLLVCTAGNLSAQATCPDITVTQQLLKEGFHRDLLTKVELGAGDEAIGSCTVAIKEHLPTGLYVDPYELASLQQHNLTEALMIPDTVDVESPEYLATDLAIVVYTKPDPQCASCFKAMLPVHCRYHRPTEDDGEALTVLKSPEILIHCHKSFPSVECWKYSEVEAPCSVRNRHTCHWNNVKYKHVNKEVILKVPVGLKQHGTLVCAVTLLTTVLCSSLVLAAVCKYGHFSLVHCSE
- the PIGX gene encoding phosphatidylinositol-glycan biosynthesis class X protein isoform X3, translating into MTTPTRNRTGCRALVGLPNRLPEPQKMKPRLALGLRACSFEIRQARQSLQRGPGAARGTVRGGGGRGAAQATCPDITVTQQLLKEGFHRDLLTKVELGAGDEAIGSCTVAIKEHLPTGLYVDPYELASLQQHNLTEALMIPDTVDVESPEYLATDLAIVVYTKPDPQCASCFKAMLPVHCRYHRPTEDDGEALTVLKSPEILIHCHKSNPHPTPGKGDCIP